The following is a genomic window from Elusimicrobiota bacterium.
TTTAAATAAGTTTTCATCAAGCTGTTTATAGGTTTTTAAGTCTGGATCTATTATTTTAAGTATCTGCTTATCTCTTGATTTCATAGCAATTATATACTGAAAATTATGCTCTTTGATATTTTTAAGATTAGTTTTACTTACTAAGCCACGATCACAAACTAAGATACAACGATTTATCTTAAATCGTTTACTTAAATTCTCTAACGCATCCGCTAATGTATAAGTTTCAGGGTAATTCCCAGGATATACCTCTACAGCGATAGGAAAACCATCTTCTGTGACAACTAAAGCAAGAAGTATTTGATGACAACCAGGTTTACCATCTTTTGAATAACCATAATTTGCAATCTCTGGACCATCACCTTCGAAATAAGTGCTGGTTAAGTCGTAAAATACTATGTTAACCTTTAGGGTAAATAAATCGCAGAGTTTATTGAATAAATAATTTTCTATTTTTTCTTTTATTGCATAAAGATAATCTAAAGCACGATAGAAATTGTACCAATCAAGTTCTTTGTCTTCCAGTTCCTTGAGATAGATTTGCTTATACCATCTGCTTACTGCAAGATCACTTTTTGGTGCGATTAAATGGTTAAGCACTAAAATCAAAAGATAAATAACAACATCAAAAGTTACTTTTTTACCCTGCAGAAACGTTTTGATAGCATTTGTTAATTCAAGTTTGTCCCAGAGTGTTTTCACAACTAAAGGTTGACCAAAAAGTTGTGAGTTTTCCGTAGAAAGTTCATCCGGCTTAAATAGATTACCACTTGAATATCGTCTTAATTTTAATAGCAATGAATCAACACTTGTTTTTGTGTCAGGATTAGTGATTGCACCAAAAGAATATACTTTACGCTGTTTAATCCTGTTGCCTTCACGATAATTTTCAACCAGGACCAGGTAGCGATATTTTATACCATTTTGATTTGTTGTAATAATTCTCGGAAACATATTTTTCACCATAAATTATACAACAAAAAATTCAGTTTGTCAAGAGGAATCTTCATATTTTGATAAAAAAGTTGTCACTACACTTTTCAAAGAGCAAACCTGTTTCCGACGGAAACAGGTGTTAAATCAGTCCAAAATTTCTCCGACGGAACACCGTCGGGAAAAACAACTGTTAAACTTGGGTTGTTGCGAAGCAACTTTACAGGGTCATTCTGAATGAAATGAAGCATCTGACCCGGCAGGTCATGCCGAACGAAGTAAAGCAGCTCGCCCCCTCTGCTTTTTTATTTACAAAAGCTCAAAATGTAGTCTGCTGAAGTTAGTAGTTCCCCATCGTCTGTCATAGAAATGTTATTGTGAAGCCGATTTATCGGCTGAAGAATCGCTGTGTTAAAGACAAAACCATTCATTTTACCCCACCCCACCAGAAAACACCACCGCTTGCGGTGGAAATGAATCCCGCTCATCACAGACGGGAAAAAGGAAAAAGGGGACAGGTCTTTTTTTTCATAAAAGACGGGATTGTTTCCTCCGAATCAAGTTC
Proteins encoded in this region:
- a CDS encoding IS1634 family transposase, which produces MFPRIITTNQNGIKYRYLVLVENYREGNRIKQRKVYSFGAITNPDTKTSVDSLLLKLRRYSSGNLFKPDELSTENSQLFGQPLVVKTLWDKLELTNAIKTFLQGKKVTFDVVIYLLILVLNHLIAPKSDLAVSRWYKQIYLKELEDKELDWYNFYRALDYLYAIKEKIENYLFNKLCDLFTLKVNIVFYDLTSTYFEGDGPEIANYGYSKDGKPGCHQILLALVVTEDGFPIAVEVYPGNYPETYTLADALENLSKRFKINRCILVCDRGLVSKTNLKNIKEHNFQYIIAMKSRDKQILKIIDPDLKTYKQLDENLFKCRRIPRSLLRG